A section of the Kluyveromyces lactis strain NRRL Y-1140 chromosome F complete sequence genome encodes:
- the YPS7 gene encoding putative aspartic endopeptidase (weakly similar to uniprot|Q66RD4 Saccharomyces cerevisiae YDR349C YPS7 Putative GPI-anchored aspartic protease located in the cytoplasm and endoplasmic reticulum) translates to MENYLVSLALVFLVHFALAADADTPSVVVGSDYSGLYYVNSTFGTPGQEQRLRIDLSQPYIWLVSGEIYPQCNKLGSGCLNGSLYYPLQSTTSNLVDDDYIRLQFLDLISINGTKYRDNMNFTQLSTLKNGTSLNDSNVLWNETQGWLTINSTSFILANETGSLVHGALGLSGPISVPASDSVSSLNFDDSYYFLTHLKNAGVIETSSYSLWVNNASNHSVDGQINRANAGTLLLGSVDPKYYDGDLISFGSIPFKDESSGYLSTGYPIVPMSRVSIANSEQEAVNLTDSSFLQPVFIHSRYLYSYLPLSLIIQVSIQTNAVYVESLDRWLVACDIGDMGSNLIFEFGNLNISVPTVDFLGATYNMYSNSSLRFTNGKEACYLKMYPNYATSFSVLGQSFIKNAYIVHDVDNSNIALAQAASDEAVEKAANNSPAKKIESSTIPYALPNNFTYDLAMSNSLATISSVLLNRFTATIASDGEIFTGRSFYDTSRTTSSSEHTSFIGPPGSTTKKNSGTPSAAAARIQNHFSSLTSPDKNIWGVSLALVICGLFGLALTL, encoded by the coding sequence ATGGAAAATTATCTGGTAAGTCTGGCACTGGTTTTTCTAGTTCACTTTGCCCTCGCTGCAGATGCTGATACACCCAGTGTTGTTGTTGGAAGTGACTATAGTGGATTATACTATGTGAATTCCACCTTTGGAACACCTGGCCAAGAGCAGAGGCTTCGGATCGACTTGTCGCAGCCATACATATGGTTAGTGTCCGGTGAAATTTATCCTCAGTGCAACAAATTAGGTAGCGGATGTCTAAATGGATCACTTTATTATCCATTACAAAGTACTACTAGTAACTTAGTCGACGATGATTATATTAGGCTGCAGTTTTTAGATTTGATATCGATAAATGGTACTAAATATAGAGACAACATGAATTTCACCCAACTGTCAACACTAAAAAATGGAACCAGCCTTAATGACAGTAATGTGTTATGGAACGAAACTCAGGGATGGTTGACCATTAATAGTACCTCATTCATACTTGCTAATGAGACTGGATCCTTAGTTCACGGTGCTTTGGGTTTATCTGGGCCTATCAGTGTTCCTGCCAGTGATTCGGTATCCTCTTTGAACTTTGATGATTCTTATTATTTTTTGACACATCTGAAAAATGCAGGTGTAAttgaaacttcttcatATTCATTATGGGTTAATAACGCCTCCAATCATAGTGTAGATGGTCAGATTAATAGAGCAAATGCCGGAACGCTGTTGCTAGGATCCGTTGATCCGAAATATTACGATGGTGATTTGATTTCCTTTGGCTCAATCCcattcaaagatgaatCATCAGGTTACCTCTCTACTGGCTATCCTATTGTCCCTATGTCTAGGGTCAGCATTGCCAACAGCGAACAAGAGGCCGTCAACTTAACAGACAGCAGTTTCTTGCAACCGgttttcattcattcaagaTACTTGTACAGTTATTTACCATTGAGTTTGATCATTCAGGTCTCTATTCAAACGAATGCTGTTTACGTGGAATCATTGGATCGTTGGTTAGTTGCTTGCGATATTGGAGACATGGGGTCAAATCTGATATTCGAGTTTGGTAATCTGAATATCAGTGTTCCGACCGTAGATTTCTTAGGGGCAACCTATAATATGTATTCTAATTCCAGTCTACGCTTCACCAATGGTAAAGAAGCCTGctatttgaagatgtaTCCTAACTATGCTACCTCATTCAGTGTCTTGGGtcaatctttcatcaagaacGCTTATATTGTCCATGATGTTGATAATAGTAACATTGCCTTAGCGCAGGCCGCCTCCGATGAAGCCGTTGAAAAGGCTGCTAACAATTCACCCGCGAAGAAGATAGAATCGAGTACAATCCCATATGCATTACCAAATAATTTCACTTACGACCTGGCTATGTCAAATTCCCTAGCAACTATCTCATCCGTGCTACTGAATAGATTCACAGCAACCATAGCGTCAGACGGTGAAATTTTCACAGGAAGGTCATTCTATGACACttcaagaacaacaagTTCCAGTGAGCACACTTCCTTTATAGGACCACCAGgatcaacaacaaagaaaaactctGGAACGCCGTCAGCTGCAGCTGCCAGAATACAAAATCATTTCTCATCACTAACATCTCCAGACAAAAACATCTGGGGAGTTTCATTAGCATTGGTCATTTGTGGCCTCTTTGGTTTGGCTTTGACCTTGTAA